TACATCCGCTGGCATTTCCGTTATTACAAAGGCACTTAAATGTAAGTTTCTGAAATCTATTATTAATTAAGTTCACTATActgcaaaattataaaattttagctttgaagCAACTTGCTATCAAAATAAGTGTTGCTTATTTACTGCCTTGATCCGAACAAATCTTCAAAGATTTAATGATCATGAGCAACATGGATGCAACCAGCGGTCAACCGAAAGTATCGGAAAAGCAGTACAACTGCAAAATGTGTAGCCTTCCTGACTCTGCAGGCAATCTCGTCGGTTGTGACACTTGTGAAGCATGGGCTCATTACCAGTGCGCAGGAGTGACGGATTCTATTGCAGATCCGAATCGTTCGTGGAAATGCGAATCTTGTAGAGCCAGCCGGGAGAAAAATAAGTCTCAGCAAAGTCAGGCAGCTTCTTCAATTCATTCCAGGAGTAGTAAACGTTCGGCGAGATCCGAACTAAATCTGCAAATGCTCCAGGAGCAAAAAGAGCTTCAACTTAAAGCCCTTGCTGAGGAAGAAGCAGCTATTAAGGAAAGTTCGAAAAAGGAAGAAGAGTTGAGGAAAAAGAGGGTTCGTATTGAGGACGAATTCATTCGGAAGAAGTACGGCAGTCTGAATGACTTTGCGGAAGATGGCGACAGCAGAAGGAGTCGAACGAGTACCCGAGCAAGCAGCAAAAAGGTTGTTGATTGGTTACCAACTGTAGATCCAAAAGTAGGAATAACTGAATGGGAGTTACCACGTCAACCTCAGCTTGGCCGAGCCAAATCGTATTCGACAGCAGATGAAATTGGACAACGAAATGTAGCACCAGTAGTTACCTTCAATGAAGCCCACGTAGCATCAGCTGAGCATCAGTCGGAGAGCCATATTATTAACAGCCGTATAACTCCCGTTTCCGCATCTACTCCACAAGCAAGAAAGTTTCCGGATATTCAAGTTCCCCTTCCAATTAGAACACCCAAAATTGAACCAATTCTATATTCCAATATTGAAGCTGGACAGCAATTTTGTCCCTTCACTGAACACCAGCCAACAACACAATTCTCCGGTGCAGTTGAGGAGATGAGACTTATCCAGACTAATCGCGAGCCGATTATGGCTACCTTGATTTCGGGAACAGCTGTCGGCACCAAACCAAAGTACACAGGAGCCATTCCAAAAACCACTAGATTTTACACAACCATCAACAGCTGCCATCGGAAAAATACACCGTCCGAAACTATCCATAGTCGACACTTTTGGCCGGAATACACCAACAACAAACCCTTTTCCAACATTTTCGCTAAGTCAGCCCACTGTGACACGTAATAACACAGTACCACATTCCAGTTTAGGAGATATGGAATCAATTTTATCGTCTGGTTTGAGAAATATTTCCTTAGGACCACCAAACACGACTGTACGTTCCACAGCTGATATGATGATAAGCACCACAAACGAACTTGCGCAAAAATCCGTTAATTTTGGATTAGCCACTCCTCAAGCCTATGCTGTTCTTCCCGAAGTGAATAGAGCAAATATAGTACCATCGTTTGCTCCCAGATCCTCCCAAGAGATGAGCTCCCATCAGCAGTGGACTAGTAGTCATCAAGGAGAATTTGATATGGGACTACCCGCCAATTCGACACAGCTCGCTAGTAGATATTTCTCACCTAATCCGAATCAAATTCCACTATCACCGCAAATTGCTACTAACAATCCCAGCAGCCGAAATGCCCAATTGCCATCTCCGAGTATGGCCGAATGGGGAACACACACGCACAGTTCCATCCACTTCGCAGCACCTACGAAAACTCAGCTAGCAGCTCGGCATGTGATGTCTAGAGACTTACCACACTTCTCCGGTGACCCACATGATTGGCCGTTGTTTTATAAGTCGTTCTGCAACAGCACAGCCGCATGTGGACTTTCAGATGTCGAAAATCTGGATCGActgcaaaaatgtttgaaaggtCGTGCTCTTGAGGCGGTGCGAAGTAAACTATTGATCCCTGACTCAGTTCCTCAAGTGATGAATACCCTCAAGATGTTGTTCGGACAGCCTGAGATTATTCTCTTTACTGTCCTGAAAAAGCTCAGAGAAACCCCCGGGCCGAAATACGAAAATCTCCAGTCGATTATAACGTTCGGGTTAGCAGTTCAAAATGCTGTGGATCATATGGTAACTGCAGATCTGACTGACCATCTTTTTGATCCGATGCTGTTGTATGAATTGGTAGTAAAATTACCAACTCCATTGGCAATCGAGTGGGGTCGTTTCAAACGGCAGCATAACTTCGTTAACCTGGCCGTTTTCAACAAGTTCATGTCTGAGCTGGTAACCGTGTCTTCCGATATTAGTATTCCCATCCCAGTCTCTAAAGAAAAACATGCTAAGAGCTTTTTGGAGAAATCGAAATTGTATGTGCACTCTGAGAATAGTACCATCACCAGTGACCAAAGCTCCAGCCAGGTCTTGAGAGGAAAGCACACAGTTAAAACTACCGACCCTAAAGCtcaaattgagaaaacatgCGTCTATTGCCAGAATCCATCACACGAAATCGCAAAATGTCAAGAATTTATATCTCTGGATCTGGACAGGAAATGGTTCTTCGTTAAGCAGAAACATCTTTGTTACCTCTGTTTAGTTCCACACAAAAGATGGCCTTGTAGATCCGGTAAGGAATGTGGCATTGGAGGATGTAGGTTACGACATAATGTTTTACTGCACGCCGATCGAAACAGTACCAACAATAGCAACATCTCCACTAGTGATAGCGCTCTCGCTCAACAAAACCATCATCATTCTTCTACATCATCTGCCCTTTTTCGATACTTACCGGTTATCATTGAAGGCGGAAACAAATCCATCGAAACCTTTGCCTTCCTTGACGACGGTTCGTCCTCCACGCTTTTGGAGGCCAACATTGCGAAGGAACTTGGTATTGAGGGTACCAAGGAGACCCTATGGCTTAGCTGGACAGGTAATGTGTCACGCGAAGAAAAGGGTTCGCAGCGAGTCTCGGTTTCAATTCGTGGTAAAGGGTGTAAAACACGATACGAAATTGGAAACGTCCGAACAGTGAGTCAGCTAAAACTAACCAGTCAAACCATCGATTACGAGGATTTGCAAAAACGTTACCCGCACTTGAAGGGATTACCTGTGATGAGCTATGCTGCAGCAACACCAGGTATCATAGTGGGACTCGAACATGTCAGCTTGTTGACCCAGCAAAAGGTGAGAGAAGGCGGACAGCATGATCTCGTTGCCGCTAAGACACGGCTTGGGTGGTGCATCTTTGGTAAACAAGGTTCGCTAGTGAAATCCTATCAACAACTTCACGTACACAGCGATTTagagaatgagaataaaaagTTTCATACTCTTTTGGGAAAATTCTTCGGAGTAGAGGAGGCGTTTGTAAGCATCAAGCTAGAATCAAAAGAGAATAAGCAAGCACTAGACATTCTTGCCCGAACCACACGACGAGTAGATGGGCACTTCGAAACAGGATTGCTGTGGagattttcaaaaccaaatcttCCTAACAGCTTCCCTATGGCAATTCAAAGAAATCGATCTCTCGAAAAGCGCCTATGCAAGAATGATTCTTTGAAAGCAGCTGTGTTCTTTGAAAGCAGCTGATtgagttatttcaataacaacaAATTGACATGACATTCAATGACACCAAAGAAGTCAATTACCACAAGACATGTATTTGTCGGTTTAACGATTATTTACCAACATTCAATAACTAGAATCGCTTTTCAGACATATGTAACTAAGAGCTTTAGGAGTGGAAATGAGTTCAAACCAAGAGCCCCTCAACaggatagttttttttccaaacgtaGCCCTGAATGAGCAACAGGTTCCGAGGAATTTCCTGTTTACCAAAACAGATTGGCCGAAAATGGCCGCTTGTTTACGGATAAACAATTCCGCCTGACCCCTTCCCCCTTCCGAAGCTGCTCACCAGCCATAGTAAACAATCAACAATGAGTGCCCGCACATGATTCCGGCCACGTGCTTTTGCACGTGCTTCCAGCACCTGTGGATTGTTTACTATCGACTGACAGAGTACACCAAATTCCGGACATGCTCAGTGGGGCTCTGTCTGCGCAAGACTGACCGAAAATGGAGCCCGTTATCCCAGCTCGATGAAAAAGGTCCCCTCGGTCGTTTCTGCCTATAGGAAGAGTGAAAAAATGGACGCCATTGTGGGACCTGCTGAGAAACTGTGAaagaaaattgtccaaaatggCTGAAATCGGGTTCAAAAGTTGGTAAAAGTGGAAAAGTTCGCGAGTATTCGTCGGTACGCGTTCTTTAGTGATAAAATTTGCCAGTGCAAGTTGTTTTTCAGGGAGGGAAATCGAATTTTCTTTCTGCCTGGGTTCAGAGAGTTCCTGCCTTTTGGGTGGTTTAAGCTCGGTCGACCATTTTCTTTCTTCCGTCTCGACGAGGGGAGGAAGAAAAGCCTAGAAAAATTCTGTATGTGGTCCAGCAAGATCACTCCGGACGAATGCAACACACTCGGCCAGCTGCTAGTAGCTCGTAGGACATTGCTGGATCTCTTGGTAGCCAACGGAGACATCTTGATCCCCGTGTACCATGTACATAAGAAATAGCTCGAGAGGTTTCGTCGCTTTTTTCGTTCTGGTTATTTTCGCAATCTCAATTACACGTAGTGCAGATGAGCCAACAACAATCAAGTTTAGCACGTAAGTTTGCACATGCATGAGAATTAAAGACCTCGGGGCGTCCCTCGATGACCCAGTTCTGGTTTTTCCTTTttccgatttttcaaaaaacccttCCAGTGTCCAAGGATGGGCAGCAAAGCTAGGCGGAGAACTAGCATCGTTAGGAGATTTTATAACTAGACGGAAGGATGTAGAAGATGTAAGTATAAAgtgaaaagaacaaaaaaaatctctcccCAGAATGACACATCACGATATCGATTTTTCCCGAAACTAGCTGTTGTAGCGTGCTTGTTATGTTTGTGTGTGGCGTGTGGTTAAAGGGACAGCAGCATGATTTCATTCACAATTTTCGGGAACAGTCGGGTAGCGTGATGTGGCACATGATTCATTCATACACCGATTAACACCCTCTAATGGTTGCATTTGTCTGTTCTCGATTGCAGAGTTTTAAACAAGCACAAGTAGCTagcaaaaatggacaaaaaattgTGGAAGAGATGGCAAAAGATCTCAAGTACATGATGGATGCGAAAGTGAGCGCCGTTAAGGTATGTTCGAACTGATATCGTCGTGTGTCTGTTTTATGCTTTCACTTTTAGAGGgattatcgatttttttaacgGATGTTTGCTAGTTGTTAACATTGAGTCATTATGTTGCAGGAAAAGTTTGTATTCCAAATGAATAGGTGTGAGGTCATCTTCAAGCGCTGTCTATCTATTGTCATACGTGACGTCTAAGGCAAATGAGAgtttattttcacatattttcaattcatttattCGCGCGAACACTTGtcttaaatatgttttaatCATTTCTCCATGTATCCTTTGGTTTGAATATATAAGACCATCTGTAACCGTGGTTTATTCTTGGATCaattttatacaagaattggacCAACGAAATTAGAACCAATCCACTGAAAAAACTAACAACCACTCTCGTATTCCATTGACTGTTAAACAATTTAGAACAGCTTTAAATTGGGTaaaaatctcatcagttttggagcTATCTTTATAcaagttctaaaaaaaagttaagtggaAACTGATACAATGGACTACGGATGCGGTTGCATTGGTTG
This sequence is a window from Uranotaenia lowii strain MFRU-FL chromosome 3, ASM2978415v1, whole genome shotgun sequence. Protein-coding genes within it:
- the LOC129752367 gene encoding uncharacterized protein LOC129752367 → MSNMDATSGQPKVSEKQYNCKMCSLPDSAGNLVGCDTCEAWAHYQCAGVTDSIADPNRSWKCESCRASREKNKSQQSQAASSIHSRSSKRSARSELNLQMLQEQKELQLKALAEEEAAIKESSKKEEELRKKRVRIEDEFIRKKYGSLNDFAEDGDSRRSRTSTRASSKKVVDWLPTVDPKVGITEWELPRQPQLGRAKSYSTADEIGQRNVAPVVTFNEAHVASAEHQSESHIINSRITPVSASTPQARKFPDIQVPLPIRTPKIEPILYSNIEAGQQFCPFTEHQPTTQFSGAVEEMRLIQTNREPIMATLISGTAVGTKPKYTGAIPKTTRFYTTINSCHRKNTPSETIHSRHFWPEYTNNKPFSNIFAKSAHCDT